From the Amycolatopsis thermoflava N1165 genome, one window contains:
- a CDS encoding NUDIX hydrolase: MTKPGYPVSIKGVLVRDGRVLLVRNERAEWELPGGRIEPGETPEQCVAREIAEETGLSVTVAEILDAWVYHIAVASKDVFIVTYGCTTSSGSAPVLSAEHNRIGEFSEHEVPALRMPEGYKRSIATWFDRLRVGRPIG; encoded by the coding sequence ATGACCAAGCCCGGGTATCCGGTGTCGATCAAGGGCGTCCTGGTCCGGGACGGCAGGGTGCTGCTGGTACGCAACGAACGCGCCGAGTGGGAGTTGCCCGGCGGCCGGATCGAACCCGGCGAGACGCCAGAGCAGTGCGTTGCCCGTGAAATCGCCGAAGAGACCGGCCTGTCCGTGACGGTGGCCGAGATTCTCGACGCCTGGGTCTACCACATCGCTGTGGCCAGCAAAGACGTGTTCATCGTGACCTACGGCTGCACCACCAGCTCGGGCTCGGCTCCAGTGCTGTCAGCGGAGCACAACCGCATCGGCGAGTTCAGCGAGCACGAGGTGCCTGCTCTGCGAATGCCCGAGGGCTACAAGCGCTCCATCGCCACCTGGTTCGACCGACTCCGCGTCGGCCGGCCCATCGGATAG